A window of Clostridium botulinum BKT015925 contains these coding sequences:
- the recG gene encoding ATP-dependent DNA helicase RecG, with the protein MNINDDVASLKGIGPKTKELLNKCGIYKILDLLLYFPRDYEKIHYCNDISNLKDEDKVIIKAKVKEIKKDIYVKRNMVISTVIFTKNDLEFQGKWFNQKYIKNKFKVNEEYIISGKVKMDKYKVSIINPNILEDTEKLIGITPKYSLKGSLTNNFFNKTINYILSNITIVENIPKNILDKYNLVSLDKSIRNIHHPTREEELLYAMKRLKFQELFTYSLKLLMLKQYKKSKGIAFKISEELKILKENLPFTLTDAQNKVVREILIDEKRDRPMNRLVQGDVGSGKTIVSLIALFNIVKNGYQGVLMAPTEILANQHYEQAINLFENFNVKIELLTGSTKKKDIIKGKLKSGEVDMVIGTHALLEDDVEFNNLGMVVTDEQHRFGVKQRSKLYNKNNNIDVLVMTATPIPRTLALSLYGDLDISTIDKLPPGRKKIDTFSVKENERNRVYNFALKKIKQGAQVYIVCPLVEENEELNVKSVEKLYMELKDKYFNNVEVEILHGKMPSKSKDEIMERFKMGKTEVLISTTVIEVGVNVPNATLMIIESAERFGLSQLHQLRGRVGRGDKKSYCILITNSSNDITKQRMDIITKSNDGFFIAEEDLKLRGSGEIFGFNQHGENGFIISDVINDYGIFRNANKEAKILIKSEKKEDIQLKNNILDEIKRSSRYICFN; encoded by the coding sequence ATGAATATAAATGATGATGTTGCTTCATTAAAGGGGATAGGGCCAAAAACCAAGGAATTATTAAATAAATGTGGAATATATAAGATATTAGATCTTTTATTATATTTTCCGAGAGATTATGAGAAAATTCATTACTGTAATGATATAAGCAATTTAAAGGATGAAGATAAGGTTATTATAAAAGCTAAGGTAAAAGAAATTAAAAAAGATATTTATGTTAAAAGGAATATGGTTATATCAACTGTAATTTTTACTAAAAATGATTTAGAGTTTCAAGGAAAATGGTTCAATCAAAAATATATAAAAAATAAGTTTAAAGTTAATGAAGAATATATTATTTCGGGTAAGGTTAAAATGGATAAATATAAGGTATCTATTATTAATCCTAATATATTAGAAGATACAGAAAAACTTATAGGTATAACACCCAAATATTCGTTGAAGGGAAGTCTTACAAATAACTTTTTTAATAAGACTATAAATTATATATTATCGAATATTACTATAGTTGAAAACATACCTAAGAACATATTGGATAAATATAATTTAGTTTCTTTAGATAAATCAATTAGAAATATACATCATCCAACAAGAGAAGAAGAATTATTATATGCAATGAAACGATTAAAATTTCAAGAGTTATTTACATATTCTTTAAAATTGTTAATGTTAAAACAATATAAAAAATCAAAAGGAATAGCTTTTAAAATATCAGAAGAACTAAAAATTTTAAAAGAAAATTTGCCATTCACTCTTACAGATGCTCAAAATAAGGTTGTAAGAGAAATATTAATAGATGAAAAAAGAGATAGACCTATGAACAGATTAGTTCAGGGTGATGTAGGAAGTGGAAAAACTATAGTTTCCTTAATAGCTCTCTTTAATATAGTTAAAAATGGATATCAGGGCGTTTTAATGGCTCCTACAGAAATCTTGGCAAATCAACATTATGAGCAAGCAATAAATTTATTTGAAAATTTTAATGTAAAAATAGAGTTGTTAACAGGGAGTACTAAGAAGAAAGATATAATAAAAGGTAAATTGAAAAGTGGAGAAGTTGATATGGTCATAGGTACTCATGCATTACTAGAGGATGATGTAGAATTTAACAATTTAGGTATGGTGGTTACTGATGAACAACATAGATTTGGAGTTAAGCAACGAAGTAAATTATATAATAAAAATAATAATATAGATGTATTAGTTATGACAGCAACGCCTATTCCTAGAACACTTGCACTATCTCTTTATGGAGATCTTGACATATCAACAATAGATAAATTGCCTCCAGGTAGAAAAAAAATAGATACTTTTTCTGTAAAAGAAAATGAAAGAAATAGGGTTTATAATTTTGCATTAAAAAAAATAAAACAAGGAGCACAAGTATACATAGTTTGTCCATTAGTAGAAGAAAATGAAGAATTAAATGTTAAGTCTGTAGAAAAACTTTATATGGAGTTAAAAGATAAATATTTTAATAATGTTGAAGTTGAGATACTTCATGGGAAAATGCCATCAAAATCAAAGGATGAAATAATGGAAAGATTTAAAATGGGAAAGACAGAAGTTCTTATTTCTACAACTGTTATAGAAGTTGGAGTAAATGTGCCTAATGCTACACTTATGATAATTGAAAGTGCTGAAAGATTTGGACTTTCACAATTACATCAATTAAGAGGAAGAGTAGGAAGAGGAGATAAAAAATCATATTGTATTTTAATAACTAATTCAAGCAATGATATTACAAAACAAAGAATGGATATTATTACAAAAAGTAATGATGGATTTTTTATAGCAGAAGAAGATTTAAAATTAAGAGG